One genomic window of Solanum dulcamara chromosome 12, daSolDulc1.2, whole genome shotgun sequence includes the following:
- the LOC129875819 gene encoding uncharacterized protein LOC129875819 — translation MDRAKESIEKAFDYDDKKYMNVFKIIDTGWTDQLHQPLHAAGYILNPGLYYKNNEIKTLTEEVWLGYHTCVERMILDKTLQDKIGDELGVYMKTDGLLGIESAIRARTLRVQSLTCSSFGCERNWSVYEHIHTKKRNRLELKCLNDLVFIKYNRTLVRRYNARNTIDPILLDNIDDANEWLTGAPQNHEDEEVYEEEGLTYGEVATASGVEENIYGFRGSTLRGKKKRVATGSSSCSKSNRSRTLVDESSDEEEDEDQVEVEPLLMALQEFEGLVEE, via the exons ATGGATAGGGCCAAAGAAAGTATTGAAAAGGCATTCGATTATGATGACAAGAAATATATGAATGTTTTCAAAATCATTGATACAGGGTGGACGGATCAACTTCATCAACCTTTACATGCAGCTGGATATATTTTGAACCCGGGGctctattataaaaataatgagatAAAGACTTTAACTGAAGAAGTGTGGTTGGGATATCATACATGTGTTGAGAGGATGATCTTAGATAAAACTTTGCAAGACAAAATAGGGGATGAGCTTGGTGTGTACATGAAAACTGATGGGCTACTTGGAATTGAGTCGGCCATTAGAGCTAGAACCTTAAG AGTGCAAAGTTTAACTTGTAGCTCATTCGGTTGTGAGAGAAATTGGAGCGTGTATGAACAT ATTCATACTAAAAAGAGAAATAGGCTTGAGTTAAAATGCCTGAATGATCTAGTGTTCATCAAATATAATAGAACATTGGTGCGTCGCTACAATGCTCGCAATACCATTGATCCAATTTTGTTGGATAATATTGATGATGCAAATGAATGGttaactggagcaccccaaaatcatgaagatgaagaagtatATGAAGAAGAAGGTCTCACTTATGGTGAAGTTGCTACGGCTAGTGGTGTGGAGGAGAATATTTATGGTTTTAGGGGGAGTACTTTAAGGGGCAAGAAAAAAAGAGTAGCTACGGGTTCAAGTTCATGTTCAAAATCAAATAGAAGTAGAActcttgttgatgagtcctccgatgaggaagaagatgaggaccaagtagaagtagaacccttgttgatggcacttcaagagtttgagggtcttgttgaagaatag
- the LOC129876729 gene encoding transcription factor MYC4-like isoform X1, with translation MDKPIFSCSSSSSLSLIYQGNYQQPSSSLQQRLQYIVKNQTEYYYSNWAYVIFWQSSNNCLSLTWGDGHLNMKKTNNEDIEWFYLMSLGQCFCVGEGVVGKCFSSGTFVWLNGAQQFEFCNCERAKEAYHVHGINTLVYIPISSGVLELGSSTLIKQDLNLVQQVKSLFFNYSDHDQIGPVDDFSPFTCLEKYDQELEKSEVVVGITPQENRVGLENLPVQSKISKKRGRKAREICDKQENHENHVEAERRRRERLNARFYALRAVVPNVTRMDKATLLSDAVTYITELKGKIDELESKVHNNYYSEHKKILKMENDNVVDNQSSTTSRDHCYISTKHQQTVEIEVKMVDQDAMIRVQSENMNYPSARLMCAFQELELQIHHANISSVNDLMLHDIVVKVPQGMETEELKNALLRSLEQITC, from the exons atggATAAACCAATCTTTTCCTGCTCATCCTCCTCATCATTGTCCTTAATTTATCAAGGAAATTACCAACAACCATCATCAAGCCTTCAACAAAGGCTTCAATATATTGTCAAGAATCAAACAGAATATTATTATTCTAATTGGGCATATGTTATTTTCTGGCAATCGTCGAATAATTGTCTTTCTTTAACATGGGGTGATGGCCATTTAAACATGAAGAAGACAAATAATGAAGACATTGAATGGTTCTATTTGATGTCTTTAGGTCAGTGTTTTTGTGTTGGTGAAGGAGTTGTTGGAAAATGTTTTAGTAGTGGTACTTTTGTGTGGCTAAATGGGGCTCAACAATTTGAGTTTTGTAATTGTGAAAGGGCTAAAGAAGCTTATCATGTTCATGGTATTAATACTTTGGTATATATTCCAATTTCAAGTGGTGTGCTCGAACTGGGCTCGAGCACATTAATTAAACAGGACTTGAACTTGGTTCAACAAGTCAAGTCTCTGTTCTTTAATTATTCAGATCATGATCAAATTGGTCCAGTTGATGATTTTAGTCCTTTCACTTGTTTGGAAAAATATGATCAAGAATTAGAGAAAAGTGAAGTGGTAGTAGGTATAACACCCCAGGAAAACAGAGTTGGACTTGAG AATTTGCCTGTACAGAGCAAGATCTCGAAGAAAAGGGGGAGAAAGGCAAGAGAAATTTGCGACAAACAAGAAAACCACGAAAACCATGTAGAGGCGGAGAGGCGGAGAAGAGAGAGATTGAACGCACGATTCTACGCGTTGCGGGCCGTGGTTCCAAACGTTACTAGAATGGACAAAGCCACATTGCTATCAGATGCTGTGACATATATTACTGAACTGAAAGGGAAAATAGATGAATTAGAATCAAAAGTTCATAACAATTATTATTCAGAGCataagaaaatactcaaaatggaAAATGATAATGTTGTGGACAATCAAAGCTCTACCACTTCCAGGGATCAT TGTTACATTTCGACCAAACACCAGCAGACAGTGGAGATTGAAGTGAAGATGGTAGATCAAGATGCCATGATTAGGGTTCAATCAGAAAATATGAATTATCCATCAGCAAGATTGATGTGTGCTTTTCAAGAACTTGAACTACAGATCCACCATGCCAACATCTCAAGTGTCAATGATCTCATGCTACATGATATAGTTGTTAAAGTTCCTCAAGGAATGGAGACTGAAGAATTAAAAAATGCTTTACTTAGAAGCTTAGAGCAAATAAcatgttga
- the LOC129876729 gene encoding transcription factor MYC4-like isoform X2, translated as MDKPIFSCSSSSSLSLIYQGNYQQPSSSLQQRLQYIVKNQTEYYYSNWAYVIFWQSSNNCLSLTWGDGHLNMKKTNNEDIEWFYLMSLGQCFCVGEGVVGKCFSSGTFVWLNGAQQFEFCNCERAKEAYHVHGINTLVYIPISSGVLELGSSTLIKQDLNLVQQVKSLFFNYSDHDQIGPVDDFSPFTCLEKYDQELEKSEVVVGITPQENRVGLENLPVQSKISKKRGRKAREICDKQENHENHVEAERRRRERLNARFYALRAVVPNVTRMDKATLLSDAVTYITELKGKIDELESKVHNNYYSEHKKILKMENDNVVDNQSSTTSRDHTIPLQMLQTTYLNIM; from the exons atggATAAACCAATCTTTTCCTGCTCATCCTCCTCATCATTGTCCTTAATTTATCAAGGAAATTACCAACAACCATCATCAAGCCTTCAACAAAGGCTTCAATATATTGTCAAGAATCAAACAGAATATTATTATTCTAATTGGGCATATGTTATTTTCTGGCAATCGTCGAATAATTGTCTTTCTTTAACATGGGGTGATGGCCATTTAAACATGAAGAAGACAAATAATGAAGACATTGAATGGTTCTATTTGATGTCTTTAGGTCAGTGTTTTTGTGTTGGTGAAGGAGTTGTTGGAAAATGTTTTAGTAGTGGTACTTTTGTGTGGCTAAATGGGGCTCAACAATTTGAGTTTTGTAATTGTGAAAGGGCTAAAGAAGCTTATCATGTTCATGGTATTAATACTTTGGTATATATTCCAATTTCAAGTGGTGTGCTCGAACTGGGCTCGAGCACATTAATTAAACAGGACTTGAACTTGGTTCAACAAGTCAAGTCTCTGTTCTTTAATTATTCAGATCATGATCAAATTGGTCCAGTTGATGATTTTAGTCCTTTCACTTGTTTGGAAAAATATGATCAAGAATTAGAGAAAAGTGAAGTGGTAGTAGGTATAACACCCCAGGAAAACAGAGTTGGACTTGAG AATTTGCCTGTACAGAGCAAGATCTCGAAGAAAAGGGGGAGAAAGGCAAGAGAAATTTGCGACAAACAAGAAAACCACGAAAACCATGTAGAGGCGGAGAGGCGGAGAAGAGAGAGATTGAACGCACGATTCTACGCGTTGCGGGCCGTGGTTCCAAACGTTACTAGAATGGACAAAGCCACATTGCTATCAGATGCTGTGACATATATTACTGAACTGAAAGGGAAAATAGATGAATTAGAATCAAAAGTTCATAACAATTATTATTCAGAGCataagaaaatactcaaaatggaAAATGATAATGTTGTGGACAATCAAAGCTCTACCACTTCCAGGGATCAT ACAATCCCACTTCAAATGTTACAAACTACTTATCTAAACATCATGTAG